In one ANME-2 cluster archaeon genomic region, the following are encoded:
- a CDS encoding cation:proton antiporter, whose product MISLSDHLPILLIAIPILTSVIMVFLKGSPVLQKNLNVFIYLCLVIFSIMLLQKVWTGGIMVYEVGEWGKYGIILVADLLSSGMVLLTLIISFLSLIYSLDYIEKRSLNSTYHSLFNLLVAGLNGSFLTGDIFNLFVFFEVLLLSSCGLVVANERGGVTKSSDKMEATFKYLVLSMLGSIVMLIAVASLYATMGTLNMADIAVKVSAASAAGPLPWHIFAIALLFIVVFGNKAALFPFHYWLPDVHPTAPSPISAMLSGVLIKIGVYGMLRVFFLIFSVALPMFQPLIMFMALATIVIGAVSAVGQTDVKRMLAYSSVGQIGYVFLGIGMGSTLTIAASLVYLVNHAVAKSMLFLTSGGIIHHAGTRDMHRMGGMIKSAPLMASMFLVGAMSISGIPPMGGFIAKFVLFKAGIQDEFYLPVAIALLFAVFTLFYMMRAWMKMFWGTANEAENHGNAASHAPTLLMIIPIIVLAIIVIVLGLYAEPLLALAQATAEQIVNPQPYIDAVMTRNVR is encoded by the coding sequence CTCTGCCTGGTGATATTTTCCATTATGCTTCTCCAGAAGGTCTGGACCGGTGGTATCATGGTATACGAAGTAGGAGAATGGGGCAAGTATGGAATTATACTTGTTGCCGACCTGCTTAGTTCCGGCATGGTACTCCTGACCCTCATCATCTCGTTCCTATCATTGATATATTCACTGGACTACATTGAAAAAAGGTCATTGAATTCCACCTATCACTCGCTGTTCAACCTGCTGGTGGCAGGCCTTAACGGTTCGTTTTTGACCGGGGACATTTTCAACCTGTTCGTTTTTTTTGAAGTACTTCTCCTGTCTTCCTGTGGTCTTGTGGTCGCAAATGAAAGAGGCGGAGTTACAAAAAGTTCTGATAAAATGGAAGCTACTTTCAAATACCTGGTACTCAGCATGCTGGGTTCCATAGTTATGCTCATCGCCGTTGCATCACTGTATGCGACTATGGGAACGCTGAACATGGCCGATATTGCTGTGAAGGTCAGTGCAGCAAGTGCAGCAGGACCTCTGCCCTGGCATATATTTGCAATTGCCCTCCTGTTCATTGTTGTGTTCGGGAACAAGGCTGCCTTATTCCCGTTTCATTACTGGCTGCCTGATGTTCACCCGACTGCACCCTCTCCCATCAGTGCAATGCTGAGCGGGGTCCTAATCAAGATCGGCGTGTACGGAATGTTGCGGGTATTTTTCCTGATATTCAGTGTTGCTTTGCCCATGTTCCAGCCATTGATAATGTTCATGGCCTTAGCAACTATTGTAATTGGAGCAGTATCAGCAGTCGGACAGACCGATGTCAAGCGTATGCTGGCATATTCAAGTGTAGGCCAGATAGGGTATGTATTCTTAGGTATCGGCATGGGTTCTACGCTGACCATTGCAGCGTCACTGGTATATCTTGTCAATCACGCAGTAGCTAAATCAATGTTGTTCCTGACCTCTGGCGGCATCATACATCATGCAGGAACCCGCGATATGCACAGGATGGGAGGTATGATAAAAAGTGCACCTTTAATGGCCAGTATGTTCCTGGTAGGTGCCATGTCCATATCAGGCATTCCGCCAATGGGCGGTTTCATTGCAAAATTCGTATTATTCAAAGCAGGTATCCAGGATGAATTCTATTTACCGGTTGCCATAGCCTTACTTTTTGCAGTATTTACCCTCTTCTATATGATGCGGGCATGGATGAAAATGTTCTGGGGTACGGCGAATGAAGCAGAGAATCACGGGAATGCCGCATCACATGCTCCGACGCTTTTAATGATAATCCCGATAATCGTTCTTGCCATCATCGTAATTGTGCTGGGATTATATGCAGAACCGTTGCTCGCACTTGCACAGGCCACAGCGGAACAGATAGTAAATCCCCAACCTTACATTGATGCAGTAATGACGAGGAATGTCAGATGA
- a CDS encoding Na+/H+ antiporter subunit E: protein MKRYIYYSIPLGILWCFVHGTISIQNFLFGLVLGPVVIRPFRELYDFDQEISFKKAVGKIPKQVIYFIVLIVEITKASIMVSKIVISPKIDIKPGIIAIPLRTKTNGGITAIANTITLTPGTLTIDVADDRSVLYVHSIDASNPDSVRASIRDDLEKFVLEAFE from the coding sequence ATGAAGCGATATATCTATTATTCGATCCCACTTGGAATCTTATGGTGCTTCGTGCACGGCACAATCAGTATACAGAATTTTTTATTTGGACTGGTGCTTGGGCCGGTCGTTATACGACCATTCAGGGAACTCTACGACTTCGATCAGGAGATATCCTTTAAAAAAGCTGTTGGCAAGATTCCTAAGCAGGTAATATATTTTATAGTACTTATTGTCGAGATTACAAAAGCAAGTATCATGGTATCGAAAATTGTCATCTCGCCAAAGATCGACATTAAACCGGGAATAATAGCTATTCCCCTCAGGACAAAAACAAATGGAGGAATAACAGCTATTGCTAATACCATTACTCTTACTCCAGGTACTCTTACCATAGATGTTGCTGATGACAGGTCTGTACTTTATGTTCATTCCATAGATGCATCAAACCCGGATTCAGTCCGCGCTTCCATACGGGACGACCTTGAGAAATTCGTACTGGAGGCTTTTGAATGA
- a CDS encoding cation:proton antiporter, protein MNSLVLDFSLTFMVIAIIPCIYRVVKGPTIPDRVVAMDAMTTVIVVMLGVYSFVQGSVFFMDVALVLSIISFVGTVTISKYLDEGVVF, encoded by the coding sequence ATGAATTCGCTTGTACTTGACTTTTCACTGACATTCATGGTAATTGCCATAATTCCCTGTATCTACAGGGTTGTTAAGGGACCGACCATACCGGACAGGGTTGTTGCCATGGATGCCATGACCACAGTAATTGTAGTAATGCTTGGTGTATACTCATTTGTGCAGGGTTCTGTGTTCTTCATGGATGTGGCACTGGTGCTATCGATCATATCTTTCGTGGGAACGGTAACCATTTCAAAATATCTGGATGAAGGGGTGGTCTTTTGA
- the mnhG gene encoding monovalent cation/H(+) antiporter subunit G: MDTALNIVSNIVLIIGLVFVFLGMLGLLRLPDVYNRLHATTKVATLGAFGVMTSIVLNVGFTPIGIKAITVGLFLLLTAPVSSHMIGRAAKRHGVELCPESVIDEYIITREMD; encoded by the coding sequence ATAGATACTGCATTGAACATCGTAAGTAACATTGTCCTTATTATTGGCCTGGTTTTTGTCTTCCTGGGAATGCTCGGGCTTCTCCGCCTGCCAGATGTTTATAACCGCCTGCATGCGACTACAAAAGTGGCAACACTGGGTGCATTTGGTGTAATGACAAGTATTGTGTTAAATGTAGGATTTACTCCAATTGGCATAAAAGCAATAACAGTCGGATTATTCTTGCTACTGACTGCACCGGTTTCATCGCACATGATAGGACGTGCGGCTAAAAGGCATGGTGTGGAATTATGTCCAGAATCGGTCATTGACGAGTACATTATCACCAGGGAAATGGATTAA
- a CDS encoding NADP-dependent malic enzyme, with product MSEKESVYEESLRVHELHRGVLEVASKVSLDDIHDLSIDYTPGVAEPCRVIRAEPDEVYTYTSKGNFVAVVTDGTAVLGLGDIGPAAAMPVMEGKAILFKELGGVDAFPICLDTKDTEEIIKTITHIAPTFGGINLEDISAPRCFEIEDRLRRELNIPVFHDDQHGTAVVVYAGLINALKIVKKDVNAIRVVISGAGAAGIAIALILIRAGVRDIIICDSRGIIHQSRREGMNSMKFLLAGLTNIRSIIGKLDNAMQGADVFIGVSVAGIVSKDMVRSMASDSIVFAMANPNPEIMPEDAIEAGARLVATGRSDYPNQVNNVLGFPGIFRGALDTRSKDINIEMKMAAARALADIITDSELDKNLILPGPLDKRVVPVVAAAVAKASILSGAARVTPHPDEVARYAKKFVEHSKMHHR from the coding sequence ATGAGTGAAAAAGAGTCGGTTTATGAGGAGTCATTAAGGGTACATGAACTGCACCGGGGTGTGCTTGAAGTTGCCAGTAAAGTATCCCTGGATGATATCCATGACCTGAGCATCGACTATACCCCGGGCGTTGCTGAACCCTGCAGGGTCATCCGTGCAGAACCTGATGAGGTATATACCTATACCAGCAAGGGAAATTTTGTTGCCGTGGTCACCGATGGCACGGCTGTTCTGGGGCTGGGGGATATCGGTCCTGCAGCCGCGATGCCTGTAATGGAAGGCAAGGCCATACTATTCAAGGAGCTTGGTGGCGTTGATGCTTTTCCAATATGTCTGGACACAAAGGATACCGAGGAGATCATTAAGACCATAACACATATCGCTCCAACGTTCGGCGGCATTAACCTGGAAGATATCAGTGCACCACGCTGTTTCGAGATAGAGGACAGGTTGCGGCGGGAATTGAACATCCCTGTTTTTCATGACGACCAGCACGGTACTGCGGTGGTTGTCTATGCAGGACTTATTAACGCCCTGAAGATCGTGAAGAAAGACGTCAATGCCATCAGGGTGGTAATAAGTGGTGCCGGTGCAGCAGGTATTGCCATCGCGCTTATCCTGATAAGAGCAGGTGTAAGGGATATTATAATCTGTGATAGCAGGGGGATAATCCACCAATCCCGCAGGGAGGGAATGAACTCCATGAAATTTCTGCTAGCTGGCCTGACAAACATCCGTAGCATTATAGGAAAACTGGACAATGCCATGCAGGGTGCTGATGTGTTCATCGGTGTATCCGTAGCCGGTATTGTGTCTAAGGATATGGTTCGTAGCATGGCTTCTGACTCTATTGTATTCGCTATGGCCAATCCGAACCCTGAGATCATGCCGGAAGATGCAATTGAAGCCGGAGCACGGCTGGTTGCCACTGGTCGTTCAGATTATCCCAACCAGGTGAACAACGTGCTGGGGTTCCCCGGCATCTTCAGGGGTGCGCTGGATACCCGGTCAAAAGATATTAATATTGAAATGAAGATGGCCGCAGCAAGGGCGCTTGCGGACATAATTACCGATTCGGAACTGGATAAGAATCTCATTTTACCCGGACCACTGGATAAACGCGTGGTGCCTGTTGTTGCAGCAGCAGTAGCAAAAGCATCAATCCTGAGCGGAGCAGCAAGAGTTACCCCCCATCCTGATGAGGTTGCTAGATACGCTAAGAAGTTTGTTGAGCATAGCAAAATGCACCATAGATAG
- the mdh gene encoding malate dehydrogenase, which produces MKKITVVGAGFVGATTVQRIAEKELGDVVMTDIIEGLPQGKALDLMESAPIEGFNVEVLGTNDYKDIEGSDVVVITAGIARKPGMTRDDLVKINSTIVSEVCENIKKYAPESIVIVVTNPLDIMTYIALKKTGFHPSRVLGMSGVLDSARFATFVAMELGCSPKDVDAMVLGGHGDTMVPLPRHTTVSGVPITELMDEATIDMLVERTVNGGAEIVELLKTGSAFYAPSAAISVMVESIVRDQHRILPAAVYLHGQYGHDGIYLGVPVKLGQQGVEAILELDLTESEQAMLDKSAEVVKIGISTLGI; this is translated from the coding sequence TTGAAGAAAATCACAGTAGTAGGTGCAGGGTTCGTAGGAGCCACCACAGTCCAGCGTATTGCAGAAAAAGAACTGGGTGATGTGGTTATGACAGACATCATTGAAGGCTTGCCCCAGGGTAAAGCACTGGACCTGATGGAATCAGCACCCATTGAAGGTTTTAATGTTGAGGTGCTGGGTACCAACGACTACAAAGATATTGAAGGTTCAGACGTCGTGGTAATAACTGCTGGAATTGCCCGAAAACCTGGTATGACCCGCGATGACCTTGTCAAGATCAACAGCACTATTGTCAGTGAAGTGTGCGAGAATATCAAGAAATATGCACCTGAGTCCATTGTGATAGTGGTCACCAACCCCCTTGACATCATGACCTATATTGCCCTGAAAAAGACCGGATTCCACCCGAGCAGGGTGCTCGGCATGAGCGGAGTGCTGGATTCGGCAAGGTTTGCAACTTTTGTTGCCATGGAACTGGGCTGTTCGCCAAAAGATGTTGACGCTATGGTTCTCGGGGGGCATGGAGATACCATGGTCCCTCTCCCCAGGCACACCACAGTATCAGGGGTACCGATCACTGAATTGATGGACGAAGCAACCATTGACATGCTGGTCGAGCGAACCGTAAATGGAGGTGCCGAGATCGTTGAACTCCTCAAGACCGGAAGTGCTTTTTATGCACCGTCTGCAGCCATTTCGGTCATGGTAGAGTCTATCGTACGTGACCAGCATCGCATTCTGCCGGCAGCGGTCTATCTGCATGGCCAGTACGGACATGACGGGATATACCTGGGCGTTCCCGTGAAACTCGGGCAACAGGGTGTGGAAGCAATATTAGAACTTGATCTTACTGAGTCAGAGCAAGCTATGCTGGATAAATCTGCCGAGGTTGTCAAGATAGGAATTTCAACACTGGGAATATGA
- a CDS encoding fumarate hydratase, whose protein sequence is MSTLNNLSVSDAVEGIIRQAQTCLPGDVMGALENARDRESEGRAKAQIDAILKNIRIADTRTIPMCQDTGILVFFVEMGRDVCIDFNLDEAIRQGVRKATKSVPLRPNTVEPLTRHNSGDNTGDGLPDINYSFVDGTAITITVAPKGAGSENMSAIRMLKPSQVDSVKQFVVETVFRAGGMPCPPIIVGVGIGGSFDKAARLAKHSLLRELNDMDEFELEILEAINSLEIGPMGLGGRTTALAVHVEKAHCHTASLPVAVNIQCWANRHASVTLEGGHD, encoded by the coding sequence ATGAGTACGCTGAATAATCTATCCGTATCAGATGCCGTTGAAGGAATTATCAGGCAGGCCCAGACATGCCTGCCGGGTGATGTCATGGGAGCCCTGGAAAATGCCAGAGATAGGGAATCTGAAGGTCGTGCGAAAGCCCAGATTGATGCAATACTCAAGAACATACGTATCGCAGATACCAGGACTATCCCCATGTGCCAGGATACCGGTATCCTTGTCTTTTTTGTTGAGATGGGGAGGGATGTTTGCATTGATTTTAACCTGGATGAAGCAATCAGGCAGGGCGTGAGGAAGGCAACGAAAAGCGTACCGCTCCGTCCAAATACAGTTGAGCCCTTGACCAGGCATAATTCGGGTGATAACACGGGAGACGGCCTGCCAGATATTAATTATTCTTTTGTTGACGGTACGGCCATAACGATCACAGTAGCCCCAAAGGGGGCGGGTTCTGAGAATATGAGTGCTATCCGGATGCTGAAGCCTTCTCAGGTGGATAGTGTCAAACAGTTCGTGGTCGAGACTGTTTTCAGGGCTGGAGGTATGCCCTGCCCGCCCATCATCGTGGGTGTGGGTATCGGTGGCAGTTTTGATAAAGCTGCCAGGCTGGCCAAGCACTCGCTCCTGCGTGAGCTCAATGATATGGACGAGTTTGAGTTGGAAATACTGGAAGCGATCAATTCACTGGAAATCGGTCCTATGGGACTGGGCGGGCGTACCACTGCGCTGGCTGTGCATGTTGAAAAGGCACATTGCCATACTGCCTCGCTCCCTGTTGCAGTGAACATCCAGTGCTGGGCCAACCGGCATGCATCAGTGACCCTGGAGGGAGGACATGACTGA
- a CDS encoding FumA C-terminus/TtdB family hydratase beta subunit, producing MTEHHLTTPLNLDSIVGLKAGDIVYISGIIHTARDEAHLRILEWTAKGKELPFDLEGAVLYHCGPLMKREGDGWRAVAAGPTTSDRMTDMTPELLDNYMVRAIIGKGGMKDIAPVLKDRCVYLAYTGGCAALTMDMIKRVKGVHWPDLGMPEAVWVLEMEDFGPLIVGVDAKGRDLFGEVMERAGKTCGIV from the coding sequence ATGACTGAGCATCACCTGACCACACCCCTGAACCTTGATTCTATCGTAGGGCTGAAGGCGGGGGACATTGTGTATATCTCTGGAATCATTCATACAGCAAGGGACGAGGCGCACCTGAGAATACTGGAATGGACTGCAAAAGGAAAAGAGCTGCCATTTGACCTGGAGGGGGCAGTCTTGTATCATTGCGGGCCGCTGATGAAGCGGGAAGGGGACGGCTGGCGTGCAGTGGCAGCAGGACCGACCACCAGCGACAGGATGACAGACATGACACCCGAACTGCTTGATAATTATATGGTCAGGGCAATTATCGGCAAAGGTGGGATGAAGGATATCGCTCCGGTATTGAAAGACCGGTGTGTGTACCTGGCATATACGGGCGGGTGTGCGGCACTGACCATGGATATGATCAAACGTGTAAAGGGTGTGCACTGGCCTGACCTGGGAATGCCTGAGGCTGTGTGGGTGCTGGAAATGGAGGATTTCGGGCCGCTTATTGTGGGTGTGGATGCAAAAGGCCGGGACCTGTTCGGTGAGGTTATGGAACGGGCAGGGAAAACATGTGGAATTGTATGA
- a CDS encoding rhomboid family intramembrane serine protease, with protein sequence MKLTYFLILLCSSMSLYAWTNPDITLAFSLVNLVNGNYYTLLTAIFVHGDYLHLAGNMVFLFLFGTFLEDEVGAFRTGVAFITGGTITFLLSIPFYPNSDMVGASAAIFTLMAVVLLVREPGLSGRFLSPIGPLAILFFIFNLVDIQSGTLGNVAYISHAIGFVLGLFMGAGWNKEWKESLVFTLLLLTVYMMVYNFLIMAYGH encoded by the coding sequence ATGAAACTGACATATTTTCTCATATTGCTATGCAGTAGTATGAGCCTGTACGCCTGGACCAATCCTGACATTACCCTGGCCTTTAGCCTGGTGAATCTGGTTAACGGCAATTATTATACCTTGCTGACCGCTATTTTTGTTCATGGTGATTATCTTCACCTTGCAGGCAATATGGTATTTCTCTTTTTGTTCGGTACCTTTCTTGAAGATGAGGTCGGTGCGTTTCGAACAGGGGTTGCTTTTATAACGGGAGGGACTATTACGTTCCTCCTGAGCATTCCATTTTATCCGAATTCAGATATGGTTGGAGCGTCTGCTGCCATTTTTACCCTGATGGCTGTTGTATTGCTTGTCAGGGAGCCAGGTCTTTCCGGTCGGTTCCTTTCTCCGATCGGACCCCTTGCCATTCTTTTCTTCATTTTTAACCTGGTCGATATTCAATCCGGGACATTGGGGAATGTGGCATATATATCCCACGCGATAGGTTTTGTTTTAGGTCTTTTTATGGGTGCAGGCTGGAATAAAGAATGGAAAGAAAGCCTGGTTTTTACTCTCCTGTTATTGACGGTATATATGATGGTGTATAATTTCCTGATAATGGCGTATGGGCATTAA
- the larA gene encoding nickel-dependent lactate racemase → MKLELPFGNTTVSLDIPGTYSVETVIPNKTTVPPDPGTVILKALQAPIGRERLGKIVQTGDKVSIIVSDTTRPVPTALMLPPIINKLLAVNVEKKDITIIFALGIHRCHTEEEKQDIVGLATYREYRCIDHNIEQCDHLGTTSLGTPVEIFEPVTRSDIVICTGNIEHHYFAGYTGGLKAVLPGVSSRRSIEANHARMIEQGTAPGNPGCPVRADLEEAGNILGVDFILNVILDTDKQIVGAVAGHPVKAHRAGAAMVDAIYRREVEPADIVVVSQGGWPKDINLFQSHKALEHVKAAVRPGGAIILVAQCIEGLGDKVYEHWLDGTSGPQDAIERLKHGFIQGGHKAALIGKLAGEFELYLVSDLPADIAKKAYFHPASSLQEAFDNAAAKYGPDARVVVVPYGGSTLVVGKSH, encoded by the coding sequence ATGAAGCTGGAACTACCATTCGGAAACACCACAGTATCATTGGACATCCCGGGAACGTACTCCGTGGAAACGGTAATTCCCAATAAAACAACCGTACCACCAGACCCTGGAACAGTCATCCTTAAAGCACTGCAAGCACCAATCGGCAGGGAGCGCCTGGGAAAAATAGTCCAGACAGGAGACAAAGTATCCATCATCGTCAGCGATACCACCCGCCCGGTCCCGACAGCATTGATGCTGCCCCCTATAATCAATAAATTACTGGCTGTAAACGTGGAAAAAAAGGATATTACTATCATCTTTGCACTGGGTATCCACCGGTGCCATACAGAAGAAGAAAAACAAGATATCGTGGGCCTGGCTACCTACCGGGAATATCGGTGCATTGACCACAATATTGAACAATGCGACCATCTCGGTACTACCAGCCTCGGCACGCCCGTAGAGATATTCGAACCCGTGACCCGGTCTGACATAGTCATCTGCACGGGCAATATCGAGCACCACTATTTTGCAGGATATACCGGCGGTCTTAAGGCTGTGCTGCCAGGTGTCAGTTCACGCCGGTCCATTGAGGCCAACCATGCCCGTATGATAGAACAGGGTACAGCCCCCGGTAATCCCGGCTGCCCTGTACGGGCCGACCTGGAGGAAGCAGGGAATATCCTTGGGGTTGACTTTATCCTGAACGTCATACTGGACACCGACAAGCAGATCGTAGGTGCGGTGGCAGGTCATCCTGTCAAAGCACACAGAGCGGGGGCTGCTATGGTGGATGCCATATACAGGCGGGAGGTCGAGCCGGCAGATATCGTGGTAGTGTCGCAGGGTGGCTGGCCTAAGGATATCAACCTGTTCCAGTCTCACAAGGCGCTTGAGCATGTGAAGGCTGCGGTGAGGCCTGGCGGGGCTATTATTCTGGTTGCCCAGTGCATCGAGGGATTGGGTGATAAGGTATATGAGCACTGGCTGGATGGTACCTCTGGCCCGCAGGATGCTATTGAGCGGCTCAAACACGGCTTTATCCAGGGAGGGCATAAAGCTGCGCTGATAGGTAAACTGGCAGGGGAATTCGAGCTTTACCTGGTGTCAGACCTGCCGGCAGATATAGCAAAAAAGGCGTACTTTCATCCGGCATCCAGCCTGCAGGAAGCATTTGACAATGCAGCTGCAAAGTATGGGCCGGATGCGCGGGTAGTGGTGGTTCCGTATGGCGGGAGCACGCTTGTTGTGGGGAAATCTCACTAG